In Panicum virgatum strain AP13 chromosome 5K, P.virgatum_v5, whole genome shotgun sequence, the genomic window TGTACCTTTCCATTCTTAGTTATTTTCCTATCTCTGCTGCTTTTATGTCACCCTGGTAAGAGTTTCTTATCAGAGTTTGGCCACTCTATTGTTTGCTGTTGTTGTCAAGAAATGGCATGAGGATAGTTGTCACCAACAATTTGATTAGCTCGACAGTCTATACGGCTCACTGAGATTAACCTTGCTAGCCACGTATGTGAAGTCATACCTCTCTTACATTGCTACAGTTTAGTTGATCATCGCATATTGTTGGATACTTGTTTAGATTGCATTGATAACTTAAAACCCCACCTTAGGCCCTTGTTGTTTCAAATCCAAATCCTGAAGCAATCCCACATGCATATTTTCATAGGACTCAGGCAGAACTGGTGAAGAATTGCTAGTGGAGGCATGGAACATATGCTAGTATCTCCTGAAACTCCTATAACCTCGTTCAAATATAAGCAAAAGGATATTCTGTACCTTATATTTGCATTAAAACACATTGGTGGCATACAAAATACACCAAATCCTACTGAACGATAGTGTAACAGGTATTGGTAGCTATATCAGGAAACATAAGCTAATATCTCCTTGACCATGCCTTAACCCAAATTTCTGCACGATCTGTTCCATTGATCAACAGCCATTAAAATTACCTGGGAAAAAAATGCAGCcatcaaaattacaaatccgTTTCCAGTCGAGGCCATATTTTATTTTACCATCTAATTTCCCTTCATATTTAACCCTTGTCTTGTTTACCAGAAGGAAGCTGCACCGCCCTGCTTCTGCGCAGCATCTGGCCACGCGAGGATGATTCCAGCAGTATGGACGAAGCAATATACAATCCGCCGCCCAGATTAGTTTTCTACGTTAACAGTTGAGGTCAGCTCAATGATTCGAGGCGGCAGCAGAGGCGTTGTTTCTGTTCATGATTGCCTGGGCCATGCCGATGCGATTATACTATTTCCAGATCACCGTCCAAAGTACCAGCACTGGTAGTGGCACTGTTTTCTTATGGCCTGATCGATCCACGCGTCGGCCTCCGATTGGCTGGAGCTAGGACTAATCACGCGGTTGCGCGCTTAAACTAATGCTCCGTCTGCCTCAGACGCGTGAAGCCCCCCGGTGGCTATAAATGCCCGCCCATTTGGGCTCAAAAAATCTCATCAGCTTCGATTGATTCCTCTTTCCCCTATCCATCAGCTTTGATTGGTTCTTCTTGCCTTCGACCCCTTGCTGTAGATTGTGATTGTGAACTGCAAAGTGCTCCGTTTCTTGCCTGAGGTGCAAAGATCAACCAGCTCTTGAGCCGATTCGCCATGGCCGCATCTTCCCTCTCGCTCCCGCAAGCGCTCCCGGCGACGACGCCGGGCGCGCTCCGGCGCGGGGCGCGCCACCACGGCCCGGCGCTACCGGCGAGGAGGAAGTCGCCGGTGTCGGCGGCGTGCTGCGCGGCGTTCCGGCGGAGCACGAGCGGCGGGCGGGGCCAGTACGGCGGCGCGCTGGTGGACGAGGGCATGtccgtgctgcggcggcggatccgggagGCGCGGATGGCGGAGACCAACTACGAGGCGCCCGCCGAGTGGGCGGCCTGGGAGAAGCGCTACTACCCCGCCTACGTCGCCGACGTGTCCGGGCTCGTCGGCGCGCTGCAGCTGGCCCTCATGGGCACCAGGCCCagcgtcgccatcgccgccgccgcgctcgtgcTCGTCAGCGTGCcggtctccgccgccgccgcggcgcaccATCTGGCGATGGTGGCCGAGGCCGTCCTGCAGTCCGTGCAGCACGTAGCTTGATCGAGTCAGCCAGTCAGGCCCTGTGTTTTTCTGGGGTCCTTTGGGCAAATGTGCCCCTCGTACATACACTAGCTTATTGTGGATTTGTGCGTAGTTCGTTTGCAGCCGGATGCCCGGATTGATTGATATATGAAGAAGATTCTTTAGCGTTGACAGATCACGATCTCTGATGCAACTCCGAGTGAAATCTGCTTCAAAATTTGGGGGAGATGGATAATCCCTCCACCCAAGATTGGTTTTGGACTTTGAACGCCCGCATTTTCCTTGCCATATCTGTACTCCAATTTTGGACTAGTAGTGTAAAGCGTTACATGGTAACATACTAAATTCGAGACATTCAAAACGAGTTTAGGCGTAGAACTATAACAAAAAGTAGCAGCACTGTTGCTTTTTCCACAGAAGCTGTATCGAGTTGAATGGCAATTCTGCAGAGTTAGTCTTCCCAGTTGTTTTTTACCTTTTTGGCCGTTCTGGAAACCCATCTTTTTTTGTTCCAGGTTGGGAGATCCAAATAACGACCATTCCCTCTGCTCCCAGCTGATACAGTCATGTAGTCATCttttctggaaaaaaaatattgcGAATGCAGTCGTCGCTCGTCGGATAGCACCACAACTTTTGAACTTGACACCGGCGAACAGAAGCGAGATGGAACGTGCGACCATATGGAAGGTTCTGTAGAATTCAGATTTTTCTTTTTAGTATTCAAATGTTTGACTGCGAGATGATGCCAACTCCCATCAGAATCAATAGCCATTCACTAATTCTCTTGCTCTCACTCATAAATCATAAACAAAAATGTTGTGACAATGTTTGAATATATAAAGCCAGGGATGGGCTCAATGTCAACCAGAGCCCGTGATTTCCGCACGCACAAGACATAAAAAAAAGACACGATAAAATATGCATTTTTCCCCATATCGTTCGGAGGAAACTTGGAGGAAATTCCATAGTCGTAATGCAACCAGAGATTGTTCagtttttttgaataaaagagATTGTTCAGTTTTGAAGGAACCAAAAGGAAACGATATCCCTTTCAATTCAGACTTTCAGAGATGACCTCTCCCGCCTCTGGGCTCTggctgctcttttttttttatgaacCTGCGATCGACTTCATGCTGACGGAAGCCATGTCCCCAAGTTCGACTTCAGCACGCACGTCGGTGATCGATCCTTCAAACAAAAACCAGCGGGATTTCAAAGAAACCCACAGGTTATGCGTCAGCAGACAGCAGATGCTGTGTTTCAAAAACTGCGGCTAGGAAGCGATGGATCGATGGAGTCGGCTGCACGAACCTGAACCAAAAACGGTGCCCGATTCGAACGGAAGTGCCATGAAAAAACCACACTCGATTACGTTGCCGTCAGCTCACCGCGTTGGGAGGGAAGAAGCATGGAAACGACGCACCATCATGGATCGGGCAACGCCGCGCCCTACTTCCGGCCAATAAACCTGGCAATTTCAGATGTATCGGCCTTTATGCCACAAAAAAAGAACTGTGTGACACTTAtctcttttattcttttttaaaaaaattccatCTAAAATTTTAGAAGCGTCTGCACAATACCCCTAGACATATTTAAAAGATCAACATATTTTTTCCTATTTCTCTATTTTCACTACTCCcttcattccaaattataatttgtttgaCTTTGTTAACTCCTGAGTTTGAccacttgtcttattcaaaatttgaaatttaaatcATTTTTGAAGAGATTTTATTAGTAAAAAAAGCTACATCAAAAGAAGTGGCAttttgcacaattttttgaataatacaagtggtcaaacttggggtAAATAAAAACtcaaacaaattataatttaaAACGAAAGGGAGTTCAAACAAACACATACTACATACCATCACAGCACGGCTATCAAAGCATATAGATTGTCGGCAAATGTTGAGATTAGTGAGCATCGCCATCAGCCCATCACCCAAACAATACCAGAGCCAAGCTTTCCTTTCTTTTATTAGCCGGCCGGGGAGGTCAGGTCGCCATTTTTCTTATCTGTTTTCTTTAAGACGAAGCTTCCTCTTTGATTTGTCGCTGTCATTGCATTGATCCACTCCACCTGATGAGATGAATTGAACCACTCCACTAGTAGTATATTATTGCTGATCAGCCGATCGAGAAGAACTGAAGATCGGAATCTCCTGACAGCTCTTCCTTAGCTAGGAAGCACTCGGTGGTCGCCCGCGAGagatcggccgccgccgccgcaggccggcCGTTCACTTGGCGCCTTCGGCTCCATTGCCGGCGCAAGTGCTCCCTACTGTGAGACGCGTTTGCGTCTAGTTTCTGCGGTGCGATGCGTAGCGTAGGCAACTAGGTTTCGCGCACGCGCATGCAGGATCGGGCCGCACTGGTTGACGTCGACCGGCCGGCCCGTGGCTTAGCCCGCCGGCCGACGATGTCAACGAACCGGCCCGTTTATTTGTCCaggaccggaccggaccggaccggaacAGCATCAGAGCCAGCAGCTTGGACTCGCTCGTAGGCAGGGACGACGCGCAGAGAATTAAATGGTGGCGTTGATGGATTCCGCGTCGAAACTAAGGCCCTGTTACAGTTtgagggcaaaaaaaaaatttgtgttagaattttactaatttgaagtactaaatgaagtctatttataaatttttttgcacagatgggttgtaaatcgcgagatgaatctaatgatgctaattaatccatgattaatcaataattagcggatggttactgtagcatcactgttgcaaatcatggattaagtaggctcattagattcgtctcgcgatttacagcccatctatgcaaaaagtttttgtaaatagacttcatttagtattccatgcatgtgtcgaaatattcgatgtgacggtttttttatgtttacggggtttatggggtgcgaactaaacaggacctaagTTCAAGTACAATAATTAACTTGCAGTTGAGCAAATACTGATGTGAGGAAGAGAGCAGAGGTGAGAGGCTCTTATGCAATCACCAAGCTGGATATGGAGGCATATGCAGATTATGAGCTATACATTAAAAGACTAGAAAAAAGAAGATAGACcatgaaataaataattttTATATAGACAAATAAGAAATCATTTATTGTATACTCTAGATTAGCTCTTACAATTTGACTAAAAATCAAGCTCTTGCTCTATTTTTAAACTTGCCCTAACCGAATCGTAGTTGGCAGCGGCGACGCATGGATGGTATGCCTGATCGATCTGGGCTCGTGGATTAAATTAATCACCGTTACCGCCACGATCCAGCTCGTGCCGTAAAactcgcgcgcacgccgcccccgCCCGGGGCGGGTTTCCCGGCGGCGCCACGCGCcggcaccgtcgccgccgcacttgCTGCCTTcctgcgccccgccgccgccgctcgccttggCCCTGGCCTGGCGTGTGGGTCGACGTCACCGTACACATCATGCGTGCGTGCCGACCAGCTGCCAGGTAGGCAACTGCAACGGCCATCGGGTCCCACTCCCACCCAGCGCTTGACCGCGAGCCAACGGCAACCCGCACGGCACGACCTGGccacgcgccggcgccgccccccacgCGCCCCCGCGCGAGAGGGACAAGAACATGCGCGCCATCTTCTCGTCACCTGCCGCGGCCCGCGAGCTAGCCcgacgccggccggccagcagcCAGCCAGCGCCTATATAATGGTAGCTCGCCCACCAAATGGCTCCCAGCTAGAGTCGCGTGCAGCGTGGTCGATCCCTCGCTTCTCCGCTGCGCTTCCACTCCAAATCCAAGTCGTCACACGCATCAAGCTGATCTTCCGTGACACGCATACTCGATCGCCGGTGATCTCGAACTAATCCGGCCAGCGAAAATGCAACTCGCGAGCTGCgaactccccgccgccgccggccgtcccgGCGCGGCAGCCAGCCGGCGGTCCGGCCGCCGTCCGTCGCCGCCCGTATTGCCGGTCGTCGCCATCAAGAaacccgccgccgcgtcgtcgtcgcccccgcgcgccgcgcgctgccGCTGCTCGTCGTCCCGCCGCGACGAGGCGGAgttcggctgcggcggcggcggcgggctggtgGACGAGGGGATGGTGGTCCTGCGCCGGCGGATCCACGAGATGCGCGCCGCGGAGCGCAACTGGGAGCCGCCCGAGGAGTGGGCGGCGTGGGAGAAGGAGTGGTACGGCACCTACGACGCCGACGTCTGCGACCTCGTCGGCGCGCTCCAGGCGTTCCTCGTGAGCTCCCGCCCCGGCGTCGGGGTCGGGATCCTGGCCGTGCTCGTGCTCGCAGTGCCGGCCTCCGCCTTCGCCCTCGTCTCCCACCTCCTCGATGCTTCACGGGCGATCATCTCCAATCTGCACCACTGATCAAATCTGACGACACGATGATCCTATTCTTTCGTTCGTTATATATCTGACGACGACATGTATTATGTATATATCACGCGCGCCCAAATATTATCTTGAATATGTGTGTGTAAGCTTGATATTGCTAGAAACAATAATAACAAGGTGATTGATATTCtctcttttttaaaaaagatatAGTAAAAACAAATGCTCACGTGCACACACACTATGCCAGATTgattgtgagagaaaattactgctggctggtggctggtttggtgtgagagaaaaatactattgatTGGATGGAAAAGCAGCCAACAGAACATAATTAGTCGCCGTGCATGTCGTGATATTGGAAGAAAAAACTTCATTACCAAGACACAAGTCGCCACAAACATGGTGTTTACTAGTGAGTAATGAGGTACAACCACAGATGCTAGCAGCGGCGGATCCAgcaggggggctaggggggctccagctccccctaagctcccctaattacacgtaaaacactgtagcaaaagcatcaaatcaccattaaattttcacacaaatcaacatctccATTGTTTCAGCCCCCTTGCCTCTaatcctgcatccgccactggaTGCTAGTTATCCAAAGTAGATTACTTCTTAAATGATTGATCGTGTTTCACTATTTGACAAAATTATGCCGACAAAATGAAACTCCTCGCTGTTGTCGCTTTCGctctcatgaaatttttttggagcATCGATATACAATGTAGGTCCGTAATGTTGCATCTGCATAGGCCAACGGATCGATCAGTTGGTGGCACTACTCGCGGCACCGCACCTCTGACCGAACACCACTGCAAGTACAAGTCCAAAGGCTTCAGGCTGTAGCACAGCACCTGCACCTCAAAGCACACCGGCCTGATGAACGCAGGGATGGCTTCTTGAGTGAGCTGCAAACACAGATCTTGGAAGGCACTTGCGCGAGGAAACgagaagaaaaacaaaacaTCACGAGGTGACAGAAGTGTCACCAACCACCATGCTTCAGTACGGAACTTTTGCTGAATCTTGGATCCATAAGGACAAAAAAAAAGGCGATCCACATGGTTAGGAACGGCAATAACAAGAACTTTTGCTGGTGTGCATGATCTACTACTTGATTATAGCAATAACAAAAAAATGTAACAGACAAGAGAGGTAAGGAACGAAGGAAGCAATTAATGGGGGCATCACAATTAGACCGATGCAAATACGCATAACACGGAAGGATAAGATGTAGAGCTCCCTTCAAACCAAAGAGCGGTCAGCAAGAGGACGATGCAGCTCCTCGGTCATGCAAACCACAAGCCTATCTCAAACCAATCATCTCGCTAGCTCGATCTCACAATCTCTCTCTCAAAGCCGATGAGATAGGACAGTGGGAACCATGAACGAGCAGCTGTACCACCCTTCGAACGACCCTTCATCGGCTTGAAGGGAGCTCCGCTTCAAATCCAACCATCTAGATTATCAACCCGAGCACAGATTAATAATAACAAAAGAAAACGCTTCATCAAGCTATGCAAAACGGAAGAACAGGAGAAGACAAAGAGAACCGTGCGGGAGCAGGTTGACTCTTCCGTCTTCTACCTACGAATTGATCTTCTCTTCTTCTATCTACATCTACATCTACATCTATCTACATCTACATCTACAAATCTAAAACAGTTTTTCTCTTCTCTTGTTGTTGCCGGTAGATGATTTCGGGAGGGAGGTGGTCGTTTTATATAGCGGGCGAGGGGAGCTTACTCGGAAGGTGTTTAATTCCTGCCTGCCGTATGGGATTATATTCATCGTCCCTTCCTTAATTCAGACCCTTGCTTACCTTCTGCACCGTTGGGCCGGCAGCTTGTCAGTTTCCTTTTTCAACATTTCCTTAGATTAGTGATGAGTTTTTTTGGTATGGCATGGATCGGAGTAATTAAGATCAAGATCCCcttcttatattttttttcgTTCAGATCAGAGGCCGTAAAAAAAAACAGGACGAAACGGATGGCTACTGGCTTATTTCAAATGTACTAGTATATGGTAAGCAGAACAAACATCTGCATGTATATAGCATGATGCAACAAGAGGGAAAGTTCATTTCGTGCTATTTGAGAACTGCATTTTTTTTTATGGGAAGAATCACCCATTCACACGTGGGGGTATCTGAGCGTTGGCAGTGACGTCTTTTGGTCCGGTCCTGTGGCGGCTGTTTTATTAGAGGAGATAAGCTTCTTTTTCCAATACATTGCCTAAATTGTTAAGCAAGCTAATAGCTAGCCTTCCAGAACGCCGATGGCAAGTATCCATAGCGCCTGGTCTGTACGCAAGTGGATTATGTTAAATCACCGCGTTAACCACCACATGACCGGTGGTAAAGGTCGCGTCCAAACACGCAGGAAGCACAaagcaaagaataaaaaaaactctaccCGGGGAGGAAACGGCCCCAccgttttttcattaagaggaagccacACCGGCTTACCCGGGtaaagaaaacccccgaaccctgccccatgcccgagagggccaagcctcgcggcgagcacagcgagaaTCAAACTCAGAACCTGTTGGGGCGCGACGCTACCGGACCGGGGTAGCCAACTGGCCGCCCGGCCTTTCGCACAAAGCAAAGAATAGGCTTGCTAAAGGCCTGAGCGAGTAAGCTTCGAGAAGCTGTCGTCATTCCCATTTCCCAACCGTTCCTAATCTCTCTGATGAATCATCATTAGTcaatcataattaatttctCTTTGTTTCTCCACGAATAAtgccttttgtgcaaataataATGTTGTATATGTACACGTATGTAGAGCCCCTCGGACTCGAGAACCGATGTCGCTCCTAAAGTGGAAATACACTGTACTAACAAGCTTTGACTCAAAAGGAGTAAAGGCACGTGCCCTCCACGACAGGGGCGGAGCTACGTGTTAACGTCTTCCAAAACCAGTGAAAAAATATTATTCTACACGTTCATTCACTGTGTTGACACCGACCTCTAATGATCAGCAATTCAGCATCAAGGCGACATGGCAGCCCTTCCATTCCATGTCTGCATGCGTTTCGTAgttccttttgtttttcttcttaGCCTTCTTATTTCCGCCCCTGACCCATTGTGACGAGGGGCCGAGGGGACCGGACAAATGCAACGGCGGCCCAGCACGCGCCGAGCCGCTGGCCCATATGTCCGGCCTTTTTGCCTGCACGACACAGCTTCGTAGCTCGACCGGCCCAGCAACGGGCGACGAGACCAGCCCAACGGCCCGTAACGGATGGGGCCCTGAATCCAGAGCTACCTTGCCTACAGCAGCAGCAGTATCCACCACATCTACGCAGATGTGGTTGAAAAGAGTATCAAGTATCAACCAGATGGCACGTGATATACAATGCGCAGATTTCTGCTTGCACGCGACCTTCTCTGGAGAGAGTATACTAGAGAGGATCGAGCACTGCAGACCTGCTTAATTATATATTATTCGAAATTGTAACTCATGTATACACGAGCACAGATGTGCAAGGAGACAACTTCAAAATGAACGTATGTGTGCATTCAGAAGACGGATCTCCTTACACAAAGTTTTGCAATCAAGTACAAGTTTTGGAGCATGTACAGCCCTTTAGGTCCGTAATGTAGCATCTGCAGAGGCAGAGGCCAACGGGTGGCAGACTGAACTGAACATTACAGCAAGAATCCTAGAGCGCATACAATCAATTGCAGCCTGTACATAGACATGTCGCTAGACACGACGATTGGATCTTGTTTGCGGGCTTGCAGATGGAACACAACACGCGGCCGACTCGGTTTCTTCAGCTACATCTGTCTGCTCTTCAGCGCTGCAGCACCAAGAGCAAAGCACACCGCCCTCAAAGCACACCGCCCTGAACTCAAGAATGAAAGATGAAACAGCACGCGGTGGCACAAGTCTCACCAGCCACCAGGCCAACATGCCTCAGCACTGACAAGGCCCAAGCTGCGGCTGAATCTTGGATCCGGCCATCACAACAGATAACAAACAATACAAAGCAAGCTCATCATGGggttaatataaaaaaataaagaatggtTTGCTGGTATACCTTTTGATCTACCATACCACTGGACAACATACATGTTGAACTGGACAAAGCAAGAGTCAGAAGATGCAGCACAAGCATGTAAAAAATAGCAGCCATGGCAGGGATGGAACGGAGCAATCGACGGGGACTGTCAGATGGATGCAAATAAATACGCACAACACGGGAGGATCGAGATGCAGAGCTCCCTTCAATCCAAACAGCGGTCAGAGAGGGGACGATGCAGCTCCTCGGCCATGCAAACCACAAGCCTATCTCAAGCCAATCATCTCACAGGATCTCAcaatctctttctctctctctctctctctctctcgctcaaAGCCGATGAGATAGGATAGTGGGAACCATGAACGAGCAGCTGTACCACCCTTCAGAACGACCCTTCATTGGAAGGAAGGGAGCTCCGCTTCAAATCCAAGCAGCAGCTAGTGAGCATCAAACTCAGGCCAAGAACACCACAGGACCATGGCATCAGCATCATAGATCTTAGCTAAcgctagaaaaaaaaagaagcttcAAATCAGAACCAAACAGAGCTAGTATGCAAAACAGATCGAATCGAAgagaaggagatcaagaaagGCCGTGGAGGAGCTGAAACTATTGACGGTAGGATGACGATTGCTGGGGGAGGGAGGGTGTGCTTTTATAGAGCTGGCGAGGGTAGCTTGAAGGGAAGGTTTTCAATTCCTGCCCTCTGCAATTCATCCCTTCCTTTTTTTTACCGTTGGGCTGGCAGGGCTGCAGGGCAGGTCAGTTTCCTTTTTCTATGTTTCCCAGAATAAATGAGAGTTTTTTTGGTAAGGCATGGATCAGTGGAACCGACGTCGACGTAAGATTCCCCTCTTTATGTTTTTCAGATTCATCAGATAAGAAATACAGGAGGAAACCTACGGCACATTATCTCCATATATACAGAGAGCATAATGAAAGAGGGAAACTTCAAATCGTGCTATTTGAGATTTCGAGAACGGATTTGTTTCATCATTAGAAAATTCCACGTGGGATTTGCTGAGCTTTAGCAGTCGATCTCATCCTTAGCAAAAGGATGCTATTATCTTTGGTAGTGACGTGTCTTCGGTCCTTTTGACGTGTATTCTAGAGATGCTATTGCCTTTTCCATATGCTGCCTCAATAGTAAAGTCTCGCGCAACGTCAACGGCAAGAATGATATTTTTCGTTTACAAATTTCGTTCGAAATCTCGCTTTCAGCTTGCCCTACATTTATACAGTCGTCTTCATGGCGGCGTCCGCCATTCATGTTGATTTTAAGctacttttattttatttccttatgttgttgttgtttttttaaataattttcCTTATGTTGTTATATTGGTATACCAGTGGGCAAGAACTTCATGGCACACAGGATACCATGGTCGTCGGCCCAACAACAGCACGACGACGCACGGCGCGGCCGGAGCAGCGGGGACGGCGGAGGTCTGACGAAGAACCTCGCCCGGCGACGGCCGCAAGTTAGCATCTGCTAACATCCAAGCAGAAAACACTCTGGTCTAGCATGGCAGGCTTCGCTTATACGCTACGTTGTATAATACCGAAGCATTCCACATGCACAGAACTGTAGCTTGCTTGGAGAGTTGTGGTGAAGTAATGGGCACGCTTGGGATGCGCGTACGCATTCCATTTCCATGTGTACATCTCAAATTCTCAACTATATATGCTTTGCATCTTCGTCTTGTTTGTTTTTAAACCTCGTCCTAGAACAAGCTGTATTATCTAAACTCACACCACACACACTCTCTATCTAACTAGAAATTACAACATATACACACACGTCTACTAAGTGCAAAGTGATAGGAACATCATCCCACCGTAATCCACAGAAGCTTGAGGCTCCTCTTAAAGAAAAATCCGAAAAAATCCTGGCCTGGTGCGGTGCGGGGGTTCGAAATTTATCGCAAGACCACTTCAAGAAAAAATCATCACAAGTTAAATATGTTTGATCTTAATCATgtctataaaaaatatattaacatctataataatatcaaatagacacactataaaaatatatttttctacaaAACTTGGTTAGAATAAGAGAAGTTTGATTAAGAACAAAACTAAAAAATAACTTATAGTTTGAAAATAGGTGGAGTATTTGATATTCAAGCGTTAAAATCTTAATGAGCATTTAATATAAATTATGTAGATTGCAAGATAAACTTTAGCATCATTAGACTCATATCAGAAATTGCTTCATATAGTGTCGATATTG contains:
- the LOC120706151 gene encoding uncharacterized protein LOC120706151; translated protein: MAASSLSLPQALPATTPGALRRGARHHGPALPARRKSPVSAACCAAFRRSTSGGRGQYGGALVDEGMSVLRRRIREARMAETNYEAPAEWAAWEKRYYPAYVADVSGLVGALQLALMGTRPSVAIAAAALVLVSVPVSAAAAAHHLAMVAEAVLQSVQHVA
- the LOC120710493 gene encoding uncharacterized protein LOC120710493, which produces MQLASCELPAAAGRPGAAASRRSGRRPSPPVLPVVAIKKPAAASSSPPRAARCRCSSSRRDEAEFGCGGGGGLVDEGMVVLRRRIHEMRAAERNWEPPEEWAAWEKEWYGTYDADVCDLVGALQAFLVSSRPGVGVGILAVLVLAVPASAFALVSHLLDASRAIISNLHH